In uncultured Draconibacterium sp., one genomic interval encodes:
- a CDS encoding GH92 family glycosyl hydrolase — translation MKYFLLFCLGAILFSCTSKVSTQPTTTPTKLVEMVNPLMGTDSEFKLSNGNTYPAIARPWGMNFWTPQTGRMGDGWGYTYDSYKIQGFKQTHQPSPWINDYAAFSLMPVTGELKFKGAERASWFSHKAEVAQPHYYKVYLADYDVTTEFTPTDRAVSFRFTFPENDNSYILLDAFNGGSMVKIIPEERKIVGYCQNNHGGVPANFKNYFVAVFDKDFEVVKTWKDDDLQETAEAKSFHVGGIVGFKTKKGEVVNVKLASSFISAEQAELNLSREIGDKSFETVKAEGEQIWEKELGRIKVEGGSEAEQKTFYSCLYRTLLFPRKFYEFDADNNIVHYSPYNGKVLPGYMFTDNGFWDTFRAVFPFFTLMYPDLNSQIMEGLVNTYKESGWLPEWASPGHRGCMIGSNSASLIADSYLKGIRGYDIETLYEATIKNTNGYMEQIHSVGRYGADYYNKLGYVPYNVGINENTARTLEYAYADYCIWKLAQELGKPQEEIDLFKQRARNFHNVYDPESKLMRGKNEDGTFQSPFSPYKWGDAFTEGNSWHYTWSVFQDIEGLKQLMGGNDEFVAMLDSVFVVPPIFDDSYYGGTIHEIREMQIAGMGNYAHGNQPIQHMIYLYNYSDQPWKTQAHVREVLTKLYSYQADGYCGDEDNGQTSAWYVFSSMGFYPVCPGTDEYVLGSPLFNKITVTLENGNEFVIDATNNSKENVYVNDVVLNGESYNKNFLKHATIQNGGELVFDMASQPNKARGTETESFPYSMTLEEK, via the coding sequence ATGAAGTATTTTTTATTGTTTTGCCTTGGTGCAATTCTCTTTAGCTGCACTTCGAAAGTCAGCACGCAACCAACAACTACGCCCACAAAACTGGTGGAAATGGTAAATCCACTAATGGGTACCGATTCGGAATTCAAACTATCGAACGGAAACACCTACCCTGCCATTGCCCGTCCGTGGGGAATGAATTTCTGGACACCACAAACCGGCCGCATGGGCGACGGATGGGGTTACACCTACGATTCGTATAAAATTCAGGGATTTAAACAAACACATCAGCCAAGTCCATGGATTAACGATTATGCAGCATTTTCGCTGATGCCGGTTACCGGAGAACTTAAATTTAAAGGTGCAGAACGTGCATCGTGGTTTTCGCACAAAGCCGAAGTGGCCCAACCACACTATTATAAAGTGTATCTGGCCGACTACGATGTAACAACAGAGTTCACGCCAACCGACCGCGCGGTGTCATTCCGTTTTACTTTCCCCGAAAACGACAATTCGTATATCCTTTTAGATGCTTTTAATGGCGGATCGATGGTAAAGATCATTCCTGAAGAACGCAAAATTGTAGGATACTGCCAGAACAATCATGGCGGTGTACCTGCCAACTTCAAAAATTACTTTGTAGCTGTTTTTGATAAAGATTTTGAGGTGGTGAAAACCTGGAAAGACGACGATCTTCAGGAAACTGCCGAAGCCAAAAGTTTCCACGTTGGAGGTATCGTTGGGTTCAAAACAAAAAAAGGTGAAGTAGTAAATGTAAAACTGGCATCATCGTTTATTAGCGCTGAACAAGCTGAGTTAAACCTCAGCAGAGAGATTGGTGACAAATCATTTGAAACTGTTAAAGCCGAAGGCGAACAGATTTGGGAAAAAGAACTGGGCCGGATTAAAGTGGAAGGCGGCAGCGAAGCCGAACAAAAAACCTTTTACTCGTGCCTGTATCGCACCTTGCTTTTTCCACGTAAATTTTACGAATTTGATGCCGATAACAATATAGTTCATTACAGTCCGTACAACGGCAAAGTACTACCTGGCTACATGTTTACCGACAATGGTTTCTGGGACACTTTCCGTGCGGTATTCCCCTTCTTTACGCTGATGTATCCTGACCTGAACAGCCAGATCATGGAAGGGCTTGTAAATACTTACAAAGAAAGTGGATGGTTGCCGGAATGGGCAAGTCCTGGTCACCGTGGCTGCATGATTGGTTCCAACTCTGCATCACTGATTGCCGATTCGTACCTGAAAGGGATTCGTGGTTATGACATTGAGACTTTGTACGAAGCCACGATAAAAAACACCAACGGCTACATGGAACAGATTCATTCTGTTGGCCGTTATGGTGCCGATTACTACAACAAGCTGGGTTACGTGCCTTACAATGTTGGCATTAACGAAAACACCGCCCGTACGCTGGAATATGCTTATGCCGATTACTGCATTTGGAAACTGGCGCAGGAACTGGGTAAACCACAGGAAGAGATTGACCTGTTTAAACAACGTGCCCGCAATTTCCACAATGTTTACGATCCGGAAAGCAAATTGATGCGAGGCAAAAACGAAGACGGTACTTTCCAGTCGCCATTTAGCCCGTACAAATGGGGCGATGCATTTACCGAAGGAAACAGCTGGCATTACACCTGGAGCGTTTTCCAGGACATTGAAGGCTTGAAACAACTGATGGGTGGCAACGATGAGTTTGTGGCTATGCTCGACTCAGTGTTTGTTGTGCCTCCTATTTTCGACGATTCATATTACGGTGGCACCATCCACGAAATTCGTGAGATGCAGATTGCCGGAATGGGTAACTACGCTCATGGGAATCAGCCTATTCAGCACATGATTTACCTTTACAATTATTCCGATCAGCCCTGGAAAACACAGGCGCATGTTCGCGAAGTACTGACAAAACTGTACTCGTACCAGGCTGATGGTTATTGTGGCGATGAAGACAACGGCCAGACTTCGGCATGGTATGTTTTCAGCTCCATGGGATTCTATCCGGTTTGTCCGGGAACCGACGAGTATGTGTTGGGATCTCCGCTGTTCAACAAAATCACGGTTACACTCGAAAACGGCAATGAGTTTGTGATCGACGCCACCAATAACTCGAAAGAAAACGTTTATGTAAACGATGTGGTGCTTAACGGTGAATCGTACAATAAAAACTTCCTGAAACACGCCACTATTCAAAATGGTGGTGAGCTAGTTTTTGATATGGCCAGCCAGCCAAATAAAGCCCGTGGTACGGAAACGGAAAGTTTCCCCTACTCGATGACATTGGAAGAAAAATAG
- a CDS encoding RNA polymerase sigma factor, with translation MKRNSDKDVNNLWQSFQTGNNDSFTAIYNTYSNQLIAYGYKLSLDQDTVHDSIQEIFIDLYLKPKKRNADIKNLKSYLFIALRNKIYKKLQRNSRLETLDTSKENVELVFHVEYSYQEKLAQDEISMEIKKLLQHATAKLPSKQKEIIYLKFEEEMSYEDISVIMHISVESARKLFYRAMLSLRGYIEKKELKTIFFIFFRKNNSN, from the coding sequence ATGAAACGAAATAGTGATAAGGATGTAAACAATTTATGGCAATCCTTTCAGACAGGCAACAATGACAGTTTTACTGCCATCTATAATACCTATAGCAATCAGTTAATCGCTTATGGCTACAAACTGTCTCTTGATCAGGATACTGTTCACGATAGTATTCAGGAAATATTCATCGATCTTTACTTAAAACCCAAAAAGCGTAATGCGGATATAAAAAACCTGAAATCTTATCTATTCATTGCTCTTCGAAACAAAATATATAAAAAACTTCAACGTAATTCCAGATTAGAGACATTAGACACCAGCAAAGAAAATGTTGAGTTGGTTTTTCATGTAGAATATAGCTACCAGGAGAAACTCGCACAGGACGAAATTTCAATGGAAATAAAAAAACTTCTTCAACATGCGACGGCAAAGCTACCTTCAAAACAAAAGGAGATTATATACCTCAAATTTGAAGAAGAAATGAGTTATGAAGATATCTCTGTTATTATGCACATCTCCGTAGAATCTGCACGTAAATTATTTTACAGAGCGATGCTATCGTTAAGAGGCTACATTGAAAAAAAAGAGCTTAAAACAATCTTTTTCATCTTTTTTCGAAAAAATAATTCAAATTAA
- a CDS encoding DUF3857 domain-containing protein encodes MSLRHLFFILFIICAGYSSHGKDAFYPISEINPLLLLNSNSIVRDSEIFLRIYSESKVSYEVREVFTVLNENGDGEGVLYIPYDSNRNVNIKEATIYDKNGKFIKKFKNNEIYDQRYFDGFSLFSDVRFKRITPNVNTYPYTVQYEYTIDFNGIVDYYDWTPIDSYYKSIERASYSISLHDDMQVRIRENNGDALEKSEGVDDDVQYSWELKNQLAIDREPYAIPIYEHVPTIMVAPTEFSYFGTDGDLSTWNSYGQWIWELIEDKTTLPEERILFLKELVKGEDTTLNKVKAIYKYLQEETRYVSVQLGIGGFEPLSAEKVDEVKYGDCKALVNYMRAMLEAVGINSYYTLVNAGRTAEKIVPDFPSQDFNHVILCVPLESDTVFLECTNQFSPIGFLGSFTADRRVLLVDKDNSRLIRTPKFNTNDNLWKSSVSIVLDTQGNAVVNDTVVYTGLQYEFIEDQLRKTTEEQIEDELKEGDITGAVYKNIAYTSNQFEIPSATRIREIDVARFAAKMGDRFFMPVNIINQSSSTPRREKNRTYPFRMNLSYRDIDEVKIQLPEGYEIEYLPGGTTITSDFGSYQYSLEADGHTISYVRKNEINAGTFQPEKYAAFVEYMKNIYDADNQKIILKKL; translated from the coding sequence ATGAGTTTAAGGCATTTGTTTTTTATTCTGTTCATCATTTGTGCAGGGTATTCATCTCACGGAAAAGACGCTTTTTATCCCATTTCCGAAATTAATCCACTTCTATTGCTTAATTCAAACTCTATTGTTCGTGATAGCGAAATCTTTCTGCGAATTTATTCGGAAAGTAAGGTGAGTTATGAGGTTCGTGAGGTTTTTACTGTCTTGAACGAGAATGGTGATGGTGAAGGAGTGCTATATATTCCGTATGATTCAAACCGAAATGTAAACATAAAAGAAGCAACTATTTACGACAAGAATGGAAAATTTATAAAGAAGTTTAAAAATAATGAGATATATGATCAGCGTTATTTCGATGGGTTTTCGTTGTTTAGCGATGTCCGATTTAAACGAATAACTCCAAATGTAAACACCTATCCTTATACTGTGCAATATGAATACACTATAGATTTTAACGGAATTGTTGATTATTACGATTGGACACCCATTGATAGCTATTATAAATCAATCGAACGTGCCAGCTATTCAATAAGTTTGCACGATGATATGCAGGTTCGCATTCGGGAAAATAATGGTGATGCCTTAGAAAAAAGTGAGGGGGTAGATGATGATGTTCAGTATTCGTGGGAATTAAAGAATCAACTTGCCATTGATAGAGAACCTTATGCAATTCCGATTTATGAGCACGTTCCAACTATTATGGTTGCGCCAACAGAATTCTCTTATTTCGGAACTGATGGAGATTTGTCGACCTGGAATAGTTACGGACAGTGGATCTGGGAATTAATCGAAGACAAAACGACTTTGCCAGAAGAAAGAATTCTTTTTCTGAAAGAGCTTGTGAAAGGGGAAGATACTACCTTGAATAAAGTGAAAGCGATTTATAAATATCTTCAGGAAGAAACGCGTTATGTAAGTGTTCAGTTGGGAATTGGGGGTTTTGAACCTCTTTCTGCTGAAAAAGTTGATGAGGTGAAGTATGGCGATTGTAAAGCCCTGGTAAATTATATGCGTGCAATGTTGGAGGCGGTTGGAATTAATTCCTATTATACCCTGGTTAATGCCGGACGTACTGCAGAAAAAATTGTACCTGACTTCCCGTCGCAGGATTTCAATCATGTTATTTTGTGCGTTCCACTTGAATCGGATACGGTATTTCTTGAGTGTACCAACCAGTTTTCTCCCATTGGCTTTTTAGGAAGTTTTACGGCTGATCGTCGTGTGCTGCTGGTCGATAAAGATAACAGTCGTTTAATCCGCACACCAAAATTCAATACTAACGACAACCTGTGGAAATCGTCCGTTTCGATTGTATTAGATACGCAGGGAAATGCTGTTGTAAATGATACCGTTGTTTATACCGGTTTACAATATGAGTTCATTGAAGATCAATTAAGAAAAACAACCGAAGAACAGATTGAAGATGAATTAAAAGAAGGAGACATTACCGGAGCCGTATACAAAAATATAGCTTATACTTCCAATCAATTTGAAATTCCTTCAGCCACACGTATCCGGGAAATAGATGTTGCCAGATTCGCTGCCAAAATGGGTGATCGTTTTTTTATGCCCGTCAATATCATTAATCAGTCCTCATCTACTCCAAGGCGGGAAAAGAACAGAACATATCCTTTTCGTATGAACCTGTCATATCGCGATATCGATGAGGTTAAAATACAGCTGCCCGAAGGATACGAAATAGAATATCTTCCGGGAGGAACCACTATTACATCTGACTTTGGAAGTTATCAGTATTCTTTAGAAGCTGATGGGCATACGATCTCTTATGTTCGAAAAAATGAAATCAATGCCGGTACTTTCCAGCCCGAAAAATATGCTGCTTTTGTAGAATATATGAAAAATATATACGATGCCGACAATCAGAAAATTATTCTGAAAAAACTATAG
- a CDS encoding GH92 family glycosyl hydrolase, producing the protein MNRILFSAIIFAFLAFSCKQETTTEDFSAYVNPYIGSDYHGHVFVGANVPFGAVQLGPNNAQETWDWCSGYHYSDSLLIGFAHTHLSGTGIGDLGDLLYMPVSDEFNYAQESNKAYPWSALYTHDDEQVSPGYYSININKYNVKAELTATERVGFNRYNFNASGNSKLIIDLSYGTGWDALTKADLQQEGDNSVSGFRYSSGWARDQKVYFHTEFSKAIKTLKILRQNEKGINTVELEFEGNGELLVKTAISPVSADGAKSNLNTELADWNFAATKQIAREKWNTELGKIKIETTSPSTKTTFYTALYHTMIAPSLFNDVNGDYRGSDGKNYSNPGYDTYTTFSLWDTYRAAHPLFTLVQPERVNDMVNTMLSIYDQQGKLPVWHLHGNETNTMVGNHAIPVIADALLKGYTGFDAEKAFEAVKSTMLMDERGLNFIKEKGYIPADSTVESVAMALEYAIDDWCVAAMAKKLGKTEDFELFAKRAKYYENYFNKETGFMRGRIADDSWRTPFNPVHSEHRADDFCEGNAWQYTWLVPHDINGLIGLFESESAFTEKLDELFTTEETLNEGASSDISGLIGMYAHGNEPGHHIPYMYAFAGQQWKTAEKVNFIMNEMYTDQPDGLCGNEDCGQMSAWYVLSSMGFYPVNPANGVYVFGSPLFESATIKLPGEKTFEVKAKNLNKTNIYIDSVTLNGKPYTKSYITHADVVKGGVLEFTMAASPNKDFGRAEDSRPKSGYEL; encoded by the coding sequence ATGAACCGTATATTATTCTCTGCAATAATTTTCGCATTCCTTGCATTTTCATGCAAGCAAGAAACAACAACTGAAGATTTTTCAGCTTATGTAAATCCGTATATCGGAAGTGATTATCATGGTCATGTTTTTGTTGGTGCCAACGTTCCGTTTGGTGCCGTGCAGCTTGGGCCAAACAATGCACAGGAAACCTGGGACTGGTGCTCAGGCTATCATTATTCCGATTCGCTTCTGATTGGTTTTGCACACACCCATTTAAGCGGAACCGGAATTGGCGATTTGGGCGATTTGCTCTATATGCCCGTTTCCGATGAATTTAACTACGCACAGGAATCAAACAAAGCTTATCCCTGGAGTGCCCTTTATACGCACGACGATGAACAGGTAAGCCCCGGATATTACTCCATCAATATCAATAAATACAATGTCAAGGCAGAACTGACCGCCACCGAACGTGTAGGTTTCAATAGATACAATTTTAATGCCTCGGGCAATTCAAAATTAATTATCGACCTTTCGTACGGAACCGGTTGGGATGCGCTTACAAAAGCAGATCTGCAGCAGGAAGGTGACAACAGCGTTAGCGGATTTCGCTACTCGTCAGGATGGGCAAGGGACCAAAAAGTTTATTTCCATACCGAGTTTTCGAAAGCTATCAAAACCTTAAAAATATTGCGTCAAAACGAAAAAGGAATCAACACCGTTGAACTTGAATTTGAAGGTAACGGTGAGTTGTTGGTTAAAACGGCGATCTCTCCGGTTAGTGCCGATGGTGCAAAAAGCAACCTAAATACCGAACTTGCTGATTGGAATTTTGCAGCGACAAAACAAATTGCACGTGAAAAATGGAATACCGAGTTGGGCAAAATCAAAATTGAAACGACTTCACCATCTACCAAAACAACATTTTATACGGCCTTGTACCATACCATGATCGCACCATCGTTGTTCAACGATGTTAACGGCGATTACCGCGGTTCTGATGGCAAAAACTACTCCAATCCGGGTTACGATACTTACACCACTTTTTCGTTGTGGGATACCTACCGGGCAGCACACCCGCTGTTTACACTCGTTCAGCCCGAACGAGTAAACGACATGGTAAACACGATGTTGAGCATTTACGATCAGCAGGGCAAACTTCCGGTGTGGCACCTGCATGGCAATGAAACCAATACAATGGTGGGGAACCACGCCATTCCGGTAATTGCTGATGCTTTACTAAAAGGATACACCGGTTTTGATGCGGAGAAAGCTTTTGAAGCCGTAAAATCAACTATGCTGATGGACGAGCGCGGCTTGAACTTCATAAAAGAAAAAGGTTATATCCCGGCTGATTCAACAGTCGAATCGGTTGCAATGGCGCTTGAATATGCTATTGACGACTGGTGCGTGGCAGCTATGGCAAAGAAACTGGGGAAAACCGAAGACTTTGAACTATTTGCCAAACGTGCAAAATATTACGAGAACTATTTCAATAAAGAAACCGGTTTTATGCGTGGACGAATAGCTGATGATAGCTGGCGTACTCCTTTCAACCCGGTTCACTCTGAGCACCGTGCCGATGATTTCTGCGAAGGAAATGCCTGGCAATACACGTGGCTGGTTCCTCACGATATTAATGGATTGATCGGTCTTTTCGAAAGTGAATCCGCGTTTACAGAAAAACTGGATGAGCTTTTTACTACCGAAGAAACGTTAAACGAAGGCGCATCAAGCGATATTTCAGGTTTGATTGGCATGTATGCGCATGGAAACGAACCGGGACATCACATTCCTTATATGTACGCGTTTGCAGGTCAGCAATGGAAAACCGCCGAAAAGGTGAATTTCATTATGAATGAAATGTACACTGACCAACCTGACGGACTATGCGGAAACGAAGACTGCGGACAGATGTCGGCGTGGTATGTGCTTTCGTCAATGGGATTCTACCCGGTTAATCCGGCCAATGGAGTTTATGTATTTGGAAGTCCGCTATTTGAATCGGCCACTATTAAACTACCGGGCGAGAAAACATTTGAGGTAAAAGCTAAAAACCTGAACAAGACAAATATTTATATCGATTCGGTTACACTGAATGGCAAGCCATATACTAAAAGCTACATTACACATGCCGATGTTGTAAAAGGTGGTGTGCTGGAATTTACAATGGCTGCAAGTCCTAATAAAGATTTTGGCCGGGCTGAAGACAGTCGTCCGAAATCGGGCTATGAATTGTAG
- a CDS encoding DUF3857 domain-containing protein, whose amino-acid sequence MKLLLLLPLFLFVNLSANCKEEKIKFGKIDKEDLEMTVYDKDTTAVALILYEYGDSEIEYNQTYGWRLVFSVHRRIKILKKEGVKYADFQIGLSKDGTHEEEVKGLKAITFNLENGKIQKDELGKKDVYLDDVNKYYQQETFSMPNVKVGSVIEVKYSIDCKAFFRNMRPWMFQHSIPTEYSEYLVKVPEYFKFRKFTLGFETYALFEEDTYPVSHVLTHKTRSGGDASVVQTEYSQSTLAFVNNRYHWIAENMPAFKKEAYISTEDNYIQQVQFELQSVQFPGDRLYSYSESWESINSNLIEDEDFGKIAFGNARILENETNTLLKGITDDQEKVEILYNHVRSNYKFTGRNSIYSKGLRRTESDKNGNVADINFLLSAYLRNAGFTVKPMVLSTRSNGVFLFPTVTSFNYVVLVAEINDKLLLLDAADKDCAINELPYQCLNGKGLIVGGTKPEWINLYDLGNANSQFVSTIQIAEDGKLSGSISIARMGYAAQAFRTEVGEFTNTDKYIEDFADRNLDWEIEEHEVNGIDNLSNRITQKISATINNKSIFAADKIYINPLVANQTDENPFKLDERKYPVDFGFKFKENEVVIFNLPEGYEIEELPGAFKVTLPNSKAAYLFSVQKVNDKQIQVFSNLSINDPVFYAEDYVSLKELFNHIIEKQSQQIILKKI is encoded by the coding sequence ATGAAATTATTGTTATTGTTACCCTTATTTCTATTTGTCAATTTATCTGCTAATTGTAAAGAGGAAAAAATCAAGTTTGGAAAGATCGATAAAGAAGATCTGGAAATGACCGTTTATGATAAAGATACTACAGCGGTAGCCCTTATATTATATGAATATGGTGATAGTGAGATTGAATATAATCAAACCTATGGCTGGAGACTTGTGTTTTCGGTACACCGGCGTATTAAGATTTTAAAAAAGGAGGGTGTTAAGTATGCTGATTTTCAAATAGGACTTAGTAAAGATGGTACACACGAGGAAGAAGTTAAGGGATTGAAAGCCATTACTTTTAATTTAGAAAATGGGAAGATTCAAAAAGACGAGCTGGGAAAGAAGGACGTTTATTTAGACGATGTGAACAAATATTATCAACAAGAAACTTTTTCTATGCCAAATGTAAAGGTTGGATCTGTTATCGAGGTGAAATATTCGATTGATTGCAAAGCATTTTTTAGAAATATGCGCCCTTGGATGTTCCAACATAGTATTCCAACAGAGTATAGTGAGTACCTGGTGAAAGTTCCGGAATATTTCAAATTCAGGAAGTTTACGCTTGGGTTCGAAACGTATGCACTATTTGAAGAGGATACCTATCCTGTGTCTCATGTACTAACCCATAAAACACGTTCTGGAGGAGATGCATCAGTGGTTCAAACTGAATATAGTCAGAGTACACTGGCTTTTGTAAATAACAGGTACCATTGGATTGCTGAAAATATGCCAGCGTTCAAAAAGGAAGCTTATATTTCAACAGAAGATAATTATATCCAACAGGTACAATTTGAATTACAATCTGTTCAATTCCCGGGAGATAGGCTTTATAGTTATTCCGAATCGTGGGAGTCCATTAATAGTAATCTGATTGAAGACGAAGATTTTGGAAAAATTGCTTTTGGAAATGCCCGCATTTTGGAAAATGAGACCAATACTCTGTTAAAGGGAATAACAGACGACCAGGAGAAAGTTGAAATTCTTTATAATCACGTTCGCTCAAATTATAAATTTACCGGAAGAAATTCGATCTACTCAAAAGGACTTCGAAGGACAGAGTCGGACAAAAATGGTAATGTTGCTGATATTAACTTTCTGTTGTCGGCATATTTAAGAAACGCCGGCTTTACTGTAAAACCAATGGTACTAAGTACCCGATCAAATGGGGTGTTTTTATTTCCAACGGTTACTTCATTTAATTATGTGGTATTGGTTGCGGAGATAAATGATAAACTGTTACTATTAGATGCAGCTGATAAAGATTGCGCAATTAATGAGTTGCCTTACCAGTGCCTTAATGGTAAAGGGCTAATTGTTGGAGGAACAAAACCTGAATGGATAAATCTTTATGACCTGGGAAATGCCAATTCTCAATTTGTGTCAACTATTCAAATAGCTGAGGATGGCAAATTATCGGGTTCAATATCTATAGCAAGAATGGGGTACGCGGCTCAGGCATTCAGAACTGAAGTTGGAGAATTTACCAATACAGATAAATATATTGAAGATTTTGCTGACAGAAATCTTGATTGGGAAATTGAAGAGCACGAGGTGAATGGAATTGACAATCTGAGTAACCGTATAACCCAGAAGATTAGTGCTACCATAAATAACAAAAGCATTTTTGCCGCCGATAAAATTTATATAAATCCTTTAGTTGCCAATCAAACAGATGAAAATCCGTTTAAGCTGGATGAACGCAAATATCCGGTTGATTTTGGATTTAAGTTCAAAGAAAATGAAGTGGTGATATTTAATTTACCTGAAGGATATGAAATTGAGGAACTTCCTGGGGCATTTAAAGTAACGCTCCCTAATTCAAAAGCTGCGTATTTGTTTTCTGTTCAGAAAGTTAATGATAAACAGATTCAGGTATTTTCCAATTTATCGATTAATGATCCTGTTTTTTACGCTGAGGATTATGTTTCGTTAAAGGAATTGTTTAATCATATTATCGAAAAACAGAGTCAACAAATAATTTTGAAAAAGATTTAA
- a CDS encoding FecR domain-containing protein, with translation MDDIIKFLENPKFVQWVNKPSKKLDRYWNDYIENHESEKEQITLARTYILSLQSEPLLTTKETSKQIYFAIERKIEKLEIRNKRKSFILTFSKFAAIGLIFFVLGIGVTQYIKSPHLDVFEHFGKNDNNYPYSTLTLSDGKNVRIPDKESEIVYNNQGQIVINKRDTVQSGEAILENDLNQLFVPYGKSASIKLPDGTVAHLNAGSSLIYPSKFEGSTRVVSLLGEGYFDVVHNPDMPFIVQTKEISVEVLGTKFDVAAYPGDNIVETVLVEGKVKMIKHGFQFSSKEYILSPNQRAAFDINSKETTISEVDVNNYISWQKGFLLFETQDLNRIFRKVERYYNINIRYADPNLGLLRISGKLELREDKESVLNVLAKTASVEIVKLNETEYAIK, from the coding sequence ATGGATGACATTATAAAATTTTTAGAGAATCCAAAGTTTGTACAATGGGTTAACAAACCGTCAAAAAAGCTCGACAGATACTGGAATGACTATATTGAAAACCATGAATCTGAAAAAGAGCAGATAACACTGGCCCGTACGTATATCTTATCTCTTCAATCAGAACCGCTTCTCACTACAAAAGAAACCTCCAAACAAATTTATTTCGCGATAGAGCGGAAAATTGAAAAATTAGAGATTAGGAACAAAAGAAAAAGTTTCATTCTTACATTTTCGAAGTTTGCGGCTATCGGACTGATCTTTTTTGTTTTGGGAATAGGCGTAACCCAGTACATCAAATCGCCGCATTTGGATGTTTTCGAACACTTTGGAAAGAACGACAATAATTACCCCTATTCCACACTTACGCTATCCGATGGAAAAAATGTACGAATCCCTGACAAAGAATCAGAGATTGTTTATAATAACCAGGGACAGATTGTTATTAATAAGAGGGACACAGTTCAGTCTGGAGAAGCTATACTTGAAAATGACTTAAACCAGTTATTTGTTCCCTACGGCAAAAGTGCTTCAATTAAATTACCTGATGGAACTGTTGCACATTTAAATGCCGGGTCTAGTCTTATTTATCCTTCAAAGTTCGAAGGTTCAACCCGGGTTGTATCTCTTCTCGGAGAAGGATATTTTGATGTTGTTCACAACCCGGATATGCCATTTATCGTGCAAACAAAAGAAATAAGTGTAGAAGTTTTGGGTACAAAGTTCGATGTAGCGGCCTACCCCGGAGATAATATTGTGGAAACAGTTCTTGTTGAAGGAAAAGTAAAAATGATAAAGCATGGCTTTCAATTTTCTTCAAAAGAGTACATTCTTTCCCCAAATCAAAGAGCTGCTTTTGACATCAACTCTAAAGAAACCACAATTTCAGAGGTTGATGTCAACAATTATATTTCGTGGCAAAAAGGATTTTTACTTTTTGAGACCCAGGATTTAAACCGGATTTTCAGAAAAGTGGAAAGGTATTATAACATTAATATTCGTTACGCCGATCCCAACCTGGGGTTATTGCGAATTAGTGGAAAACTTGAACTTAGAGAAGATAAAGAAAGTGTATTGAATGTATTAGCAAAAACAGCATCAGTAGAAATTGTAAAACTAAATGAAACCGAATATGCGATAAAATAG